TATGTCTGGCTGGTACGGATGCTCTGGCGAGTCGAGCGAGAAGCCTGGTTATTCCTGGTAATCATCACCACCTTCAATCTCATACTCGACTTTGTGGTGATGATTGGCGCAGCGAGATGGGAGGATGTTGCCGTCTCCTTCCTTTTTAATGCCGCTGTTCTGATCTATTGTATGTTGCCAGGGGTCAGGAGCGCCTTTGGTACCTATGTCTGATCGCGCAGGTGTCGCGCAAAATAGCGTGTTCTGAAGATGTATGTTCAGGCATTCCATTCTACACTTCAATGGAATGGGTATACTGCATGGTAAAGGAGAAAGCTTATGGCCATCGGCCCGTTAGAATACATTATGATTGCCTTTGAGGGCAACCGATTTTCGGGACAAATTCTTGCTGAACTGCGTGCCGCGCAGGAAAAAAGCATCATCAGGATAATCGACCTGCTGGTGATCAAAAAAGACCAGCAGGGTAATGTGACGGCACAGGAATTAACCGACCTTGCCGAGGAAGAAGGGCGTCCATTCGGCTTTCTGGCCGGCAAGTTGCTGAAGGTTTTCGAGCCAGATGATGTCGAGGTAATAGCCGACCAGATGCCAGACAATAGCGCAGCCGGTCTGCTGTTGATTGAGGATACATGGGCGATTCCTTTAAAAGAAGCCCTCTTGAACGCAGGCGCTGTCGCCCGTACTGGTGGAATGCTGGCTCCAGAAGTGGTACAGTCGATAGAAGCGGAAATGGCGGCGCAAGCGACGGAAAAGAACCGGGCAGCTGCCAAAGCTGCCTGGTAGAAGGAGAGGAACGACAATGGTAGCAAGACGCATGGTGGCAAGGCGCACCGTGGGCCGGGCGGTAGTGCGAACCGCCGCTGTAGGCGGAGTGGCCTACGCAGCCGGCCATCATATGGCAAAGAAATCGTCCGAGCAGGAATATATGGATGAGCAGCAGAATGCCCAGCTTGAAGCGTTGCAGCAACAGCAAGCGCAAGAGGCTTATACGCCGCCTGCTTACCAGCAACCAGCACAGGTGTACCAGCAAGCGACTGATGCGCCGCCTCAGAGTGCTGCGCCGGCAGCAAGTGGTATGACCCAGGAGAAGATTGACCAGTTGAAGCAGCTGGGGCAGTTACGCGAGTCAGGGATTCTGACCGACACCGAGTTTGAGGTACAAAAGCAGAAGCTGCTGAATGGATGATAGGCGAATCATGCTCCAGTCAATCTTATGGCATTGATCAGCGCGAAGAAGGATAGCTCACGCCCCAACATCTGACAATGTGCAAATGCGGACGTAAAATGTCCACATTGCATGTTACAATGGAATCATGACAACGCGAGATCAGCGACCACAAGATATTCAGTGCTGGAGGAATCGATGACTGACACACTTCGGGTGACGCTCGAAATCGGCCCAAAAGGCAAGCAGGTGGCGGCGGTAGCGCCAGATTGGCCCGGCCTCGAGCGTGGCGCCAGGACCGCGGAGGCTGCGATTGCACGATTGCAAGCCTACCTGCCACGCTACGCACCGGTGGCGAATCTGGCGGGGATGGGTGCGCAGTTCGAGGCCTGCGCTACTATTGAGGAGGTCGAGCGCTATCAGGGCACAGGGTCCACAGACTTCTGGGGTATCTCGTTCGCGTTCTCGGACATCGACCGGCAAGTCATGTCGAGCGCAGAATTGGAACGCGAACTGACGCTGCTGCAGGCGTGCTGGGCGTTTTTCGACGAGGTTCGTTCGCATGTGTCGGCAGAGATGCGGAAAGGCCCGCGTGGAGGCGGGCGCGATCGGGACCGCATCGTCCTGCATACATTGAGAGCGGAGCAGGATTGGGCTGCGAAGCTCGGGGTGCGCACCCCTGACACTACGATTCTGACCGACGAGGGCCTGAGAGCGCACCGTGAGGCCTATTGTCAGGCCATTCGGGCATTCCATGCCCAGGGCAAACTGGCCCGCACCTGGCCACTGCGGTATCTGATCCGGCACACTGCTTTTCACACGCTGGATCATGCGTGGGAGATGCAAGACAAGAACCTGCTGGCGGCTGGTTACCCTTAGACTTGAAACGGGGCAATCTCTCCAAATCCCGCTTTTTGAAAGACCCCATTGCAGGCCTGCTTTGCCTGAGTTCTTAGATTCTCAGGGAAACTTCCCAAATGGGCGAGAAAGTCCTGTCCCATGTACACCATGAGCATCATGGCGTCCTGCTCTCGTCCATTGTTTCGAAGAAATGCAGCACGATTCGCAGCTGCTTGCAACGCGTAAATCCATGCATCAAGGTCAGCATGCTGAGCCGCTTCACCAAATAGCACCTGGCTAGCAAGTACCTGCGTAACATTTTGAGAATTGATAGCGCCAGTCCGTATTTGTGTGAGCGCGTTCACCATTGGACGGACATGCAGGAAAATCTCATGGTACAGGGCCGACTCCAGACGGGCCATCGGCCATCCTACCTGCGGATAAATTTGCAGCCAGATATGCGGGTTTCCTTGCCCCAACAAGTTCTTGACAAGCTCTGCTACTTGTGCCATGTCTTGTTTCTCGCCAATTAACTCATTCAGGCGCTGTTCACCAACTGCTCCCAGGGCGGTATTGGCATCTCCTGTTCCTTGCAACAGCAGGAGATCGAGATCGATCTGGTTACTCTGCCCCAGGTTCTCCAGCAGTTTATGACGCATCTTGAGCTCATTGATGATCTCGTTAAGTGCCTCAGAAAGTGAATCTCCGTCTTGTACAATGAATCCGTTGTCAACTTTCAAACCAGACAGGTTCTGTCCACTGATCATGAGTAGCCTCTCTTTTCTGGATGTTTGCGAACGAACGATAGGTGGAGACAGCGCTACAAATTTCATCCATGGCAGACCTGCCATGCAATTGATAGGACCACCAATCCATGCCGGTGGTGGTGCAACGACAGCTAGAGCACTTCTTGCCGGTTGTGAACAAGAACGAAAGGCAGCCCGGCTTTCCCGCTGCGTTGTTCCGCTGTTAAAAAGGAGGCCAACACAATCAGGCAACGCCGTTGCCAGTATACCACAACAAGCTTGCTGTCCTCAAACAAGCAGTCTTGTGTTTGCTTAGTCCTGAGCGGGTCGTAGCAAATCAACGGCTACGAAGCGCAATTCGCTTGTATAGCGCCGCTTCTCTGCATCAGGCAACCATACCTCACCGGGAGCAGGCAGCATTTCCGACATCAGGATCGTCGCTTCTGACGGATTCGCGCGCATCGTCTGGCGTACCAGTTTCGCGAAACTATCGACATAGATGGGGCTATCAAAATCAATGAAGCAAGGTTTGGGTTCGTCCGGCACCTTGACGAAGACAAAGCGGGGCAGTTGATGTAGCTGCATCCAGCGCCGGGCAGCCATGAAACGTTCCGCGGCATCCTTCTCATCGGCGAATGGTATCTCGACCGGCGCAAAGCGCCAGCTTTCACGTATCATCACCAGGCGATCAATCGTGACACGTGGCGTATGCCTGCCCGGACAAACAATCTTGAAGCAACTGCTTACCATCCACGAAAGGAATTCCGCAAATACCTCGATGATATCAAAGCACAACGCTCCATCGCGTGTGCGTACCACCAGTTCCTCTTCCCATTGCTCAACGACCAGGGCGCTGATCGGCAATGTCCGCGCATCGGAAGCACTATATGCATCAGGCGCGTATATCAGGCGGTAATCTTTAGGCGTGATGAGCGCGGGCCGCCCGCGCGAGATTGGAAAGGAGCGGCGCGACATCACAGGTAGCACGCGCGGCTCAGGTATATCAATTGCGGCATCGCGTAGAAGAGCATCGCGGTCGGGATATTGTTCCAAAAAAGCCGAAGCTTGCAGTGTATTCATGGCGATATGCAGTTCGCCCAGGATGATTTGATAGTCACCTGCGCGAATAGCTTCAGGTCCTGATGCCTGGATTAACACGTCTGGTGAGTGATAGCAGGCAGCTCTCCATCCCGGCCCGGGCGCGTCGAAGGTCGTCAGCACATCCAGCAGTAGCTCGTCACTGGTGAATACCCTGGAATGTTGCTCTTCGGAAATATTGAGAATGTGTAACCACCGTTGCTGGAAGTCGGCAATGAGCGCCTTCACCGGCATCACCTCTTCATCGATCAGCAGCGGTTGCACCCAGAGCCAGAAACTGGCGAAATCCACCGTGCGCGAACCTGTGTGTTCAACCATCTCGTCAAAGGCATCCCGCAAAGCCTGCCGGTAGATTGAGGCCGTCTGGTAGGTAAACCAGCGCGCGCTGATCAGCAAGAGCGTCAGCGGTTCGCTAAAAGCCAGCAGAAAATCCGGCCCCAGCTCTACATCAATAGCACGCAGGCAATCCTCATACACCAGCGTCCTGGCCGCGTAAGCCTTGCCTGCCGAACGCGAAGCATCCCTCCCGGTCAGTTCGCTAAAAGTCGCTTCTAAATGGGCCAGCGCTGCATCTAACTTCTCAGCGTTATGAGCTGCATGGGCCACGCCATCTCTGGCCGCCTCCAGCATATTGAGCATCGCCAGGCACTCTTCTCGTACCTGTGCATCATCTATGCCTTCAAGAACCTGCCGGAGTACCTTTTCGGGATGCGCTCCATCCGCGGGCATTTCAAGCGACCACGCAATTCGTTTCATGGCCTGCAGTTGCTCAAGAACAGAGTAGACTTCTTGTTCGCTGTTCAAACTGTTGGAAGGCTTTCCGACCAGGTCAAGCGCCAGTTCCTTTGCTGTGCGCGTGCCATCGCAAGCCGAAAGCACAGCCGCCTCATCTCGACTCAATTGAACTGGCCTGGAAAATGGCAGCGAAAGCGTCGTTCCCTCCACATGTATTTGCGGCAGGCGACGCGGCGCTACCCATGGTCTCAGCTGCTTTTCTTGCATGAGCTTCTCAGCAAAGGCATCGATGCACCATGTTTCAAAATACACGCTGCGCTTCGCCAGCAAGTCTTTCCCTACACGAACCGTCATCGCCTCCCCGGTAGAGGTAAGCGCGGCCAGACCAAAAGGACCAAAAAAACCAATCGTATCATTCTTCGTGCAGTATCGTTGTAGATAGTTTGCTGCCAGCGCTTCGTGCTTGCGCCGGTTAGAAGTTGGTGGCGCGCTTTCTGACAGCGGTTGCATTAATGATGCGATTCCCGTTTGCATGGCGTGGCGATTTTGCCAGGTAATCGCCTCACGAAAACGTTCATCGTGCGCAATTGTGCGAATGGCCTGCGATATGTGAGAGGCTTCGCATTGATAAGCATGTTCAAAGTCTGACTGCATTCTCCGAACATGCTCCTGGGCTAGAAGATAGGCTTCCAGTTCCGCGCAAACAGGGGCTGTACTGAGCGAGGCATCAGGAACCTGATTCTTTTTGATCGCTCGCTTGAGCTTGAGGAGTGCGATACGTTGTGCATCATTGACCAGGCTCAGTTTGCTGTTGATCGCCTGCAATAGCTCGTTTTTCGCCCTTACCGCTTCTGCTTCAGCGGAAATCAACGCATCGGCGGCAGCTGCGCACCCTGGCGCGGCCAGTTCGAGTACCTGCGTCACCGGAAATCCTGCCCCGCGCAGGCAGACGCAGCGCCACAAGGCCCATTCAGGATCGATCAGGCCGGTGAGATGGTCCGGTAGAGGAGTATCATCCAGGGCCGATACATCGGCGGTGTGCGCGATAAATCGGCCCTCACGTTCCTCCTCAACCATTGGAGAAAATTCTTTGCTCATAGGCCTGATCTCTCGTGTTTCAAAAAAAAGCCACAGAAGCGCCAGATATATTGCCAGGAAACAAGCATGCCAACAGAGAAAAGCGTTTTACCGACCCCGTTCATTATTACAGTCATAAATCCGATCAAGAATCCTATAACAAGGCCGCATCTTCCTGCCGGATGCTGTACAATGCGCGAGATGTGCCGGAATTCGTCCATGGAACACCCTCCTTACGCGCAATTTCGCTATTGAATCACAGAAATGGGCAACTTGAATACAGTACTCCGCTTTAAGCATACAGAAGAACCCCTCGTTCGTCATGCCGGGCAAACAGTATTTTTCTTGCATTCGAAAGTGCATATAGGCTGCTTGCCCTGGTGAAAGTAGAAAAAATACCGTGATGAGCGCATGACAGCGCCTGCTTTCTCAAGTACTCTTCTCTTGAGAAGGCAGAACTCGAGGAAGGAGTAACGCGAAATGGGAAGTGTATCTCAGCCTGCTGCCATTGAGATCGACTCTTTAAGTAAAACATACGTTAAACGCAAGAAGACGGCGATCAAGGCGGTAGAGGATGTAAATCTGCGCGTACCGGCAGGGCAGGTATTCGGCTTTCTTGGTGCGAACGGCGCCGGGAAAACAACCACTATCAAAATGATCTGCGGCCTCGTCACTCCAACTTCAGGGCGCATCCGTGTCAATGGATACGATGTGTTCCGCGAGCATAGTGCGGCGATGCGCCAGATTGGTGCGGTGTTGGAGGGAACTCGCAACGTCTACTGGCGACTCTCCGCCTGGCAGAACCTGGTCTATTTCAGCCACCTCAAGGGACATACCGGTAAGGAAATGCGCGTGCGTGCAGAACAACTGTTGCGCGAACTTGATCTTTGGGAGCGCCGCAACGACCCTGTACGTCTCTACTCGCGCGGCATGCAGCAAAAAGTCGCCATCGCCTGCGCCCTGATTGCCAATCCATCCATCGTGCTGCTCGATGAACCAACTTTAGGCCTTGACATCCAGGCTACGCGCACAGTCAAAGAATGGATAGCAAAACTGGCGCGCGAACAGGGCAAGACCGTGATTCTAACCACTCACCAGTTAGATATGGCCCAGGACCTCTGCGATCAAATCGCCATTATGCGCAAGGGGCGCCTGCTCACTAACCAGCCACTCGCCGAACTGCTGCACCTCTTCCAGCAAGAATACTACCAGATTCGCCTCAAAGGTACGCTGGATGAAGAATATTCCGACTGGTTCGATGGACTGACCCGCGAGATGGAAAATGGCGATACCATTCTTTCAGGCGCTATTAGCGATCAGGCCACCTTGCACGCATACCTGGCTCGCGTGCGCGATTTAGGCCTGCCCCTGCTTTCGGTAACGCAGGTTGAGCCGAATTTAGAAGATGTGTTTCTGCGCCTCATAGATGATAGAGCGAAAGGAGAAGCCAGTGAGGATCGCGCTCTTAGCCATATTTAATGAGACGTACAAACGTCTGCTGGTTATGTGGGATTACAAGTTCAACGTTTTGACCCAGCTCGTCACCATAGGATTGATCTTCATCGGCGCTACCTACTTCATTGGTGGTGGCCAGTTCAATCCATCACAGGTAACTTCCATATTCCTGGGATATATCGTCTGGTTCTACGCCCGCATCGTCATCATGAATACCAGCGCCGACCTGATAAACGAAGCAGAGGGCGGCACGCTCGAGCAGATGTACATGACCCCTACCAGAACCGAACTCCTCGTACTGGGCAGGATGCTGGCCACCCTGATTTCGACCTCGATCATGGTTTTGCTCACCGCCCTCGCCCTGATCTTCATCCTGGGCATCCATTTCCCCTTACGCTGGGATGGATTGCTCGTCCTGTTGCTCACCCTGGCCGGACTGCTGGGTTTCACGCTCATCCTTGGGGGAGCGGCGCTGGTATTCAAACAGGTCGATGCACTGGCGGACCTGATGCAAAATGCGTTGCTATTCCTGACCGGCTCGCTGCTTCCCGTCAGTCACTTTCCGAACTGGTTGGCGGATATCGCGAAGACGCTGCCGATCACGCAGGGCATCATCGTATTGCGCAACATAGAATTGAATGGTCAATCCCTGGCCACCACCTGGGCCAACGGCAGTCTGCTCTGGCTCATCGTGCATTCCGCCATCTACCTGAGTACCGGCTGGATCATCTTCAAATGGTGCGAACGGATTGCCAAACGGCAAGGCTCTTTGAGTCAGTATTAAATTAAATAAGGAAGAAAGGAACGTGTCTATGCTCAGTTCAGAAATTTCGCCGCCGCGCACGCAGACAGAAGCACAGGTGCGCGTCGAGAACATCTCTAAAGTGATTGCGAACAAAGCGGCTCGGGCCGTTATTCTGGACTCGATCTCGTTTTCGATTCCGCCTGGCAGCCTCTTTGCCATCAACGGCCCATCGGGAAGCGGTAAGTCCACGCTGCTCAATATCCTGACCGGCATCGACCGTCCAACTTCGGGGCGCGTCGTGTTCGCGGGCCAGGAACTGCGCAATATGAGCGAGAATAAGCTGGCGAAGTGGCGTGGGCGCAACGTTGGCATTGTCTTCCAGTTCTTCCAACTCCTGCCAACGCTGACGGCTCAAGAAAACGTCCTGCTGGCGCTGGAACTCGGTGGTCTGCTGCCGCGGCGTCAATGGAGCGAGCGATCATTAGCATGCCTGGAACTGGTCGGTTTGAAAGAGTTCGCGCGACGCCTGCCGGGCGAACTCTCCGGCGGCCAGCAGCAGCGTGTTGCCATAGCGCGCGCGCTGGCCAATGACCCGCCCGTACTGGTCGCCGATGAGCCGACCGGCAACCTGGACTCAAAGTCTGCCTTGCAGGTGTTTGAAATCCTTGAATCAATGACCCAACGCGAAAAAACGGTCATCTACGTCACTCATGATCGCGACTTAGCGGCTCGCGCCCGGCATCGCATCGACCTGCTCGACGGCCGCATCGTCACGCCTGTAGGCCCCGATTTATCGTGGGCATCGCCGGTTCATCGGCCTGGGAGGGAAAACTCATGACGGCGCTGACGAAAAAAGTCTTTAAGGATATTGGGCATCGCAAGCTGCGCACCATCCTGACCATCCTGGGCATTGCCATCGGCATCCTGGGCCTCTCGGCAATCAATATCGCCTCGAACCAGTTTCGCAGCAGCTTCGACTATAGCACCAACATCACGACGCAGCCCGATATCATCTTCTATACCTCTCCGACCAGCGCGTCGTTGGCGCAAACACTACAACAGCAGCCCAACGTCAAAATAGCGCAGGCCCAGGGGTACATCAATACTTCCTGGTATACCAACTCACTGCAACTGCCTTTGCGCATCATCGGCGTGGTCGATTTCCAGCATGTGCAGATCAACAAGTTCGAGCTGGTCGAGGGGAGTCTTCCCGGCCCGAATCAGATTTTGCTCGAATATAGTGATAAGGCGCTAAGCAACGTCGGCGTCGGCTCGCAAATAGCGGTGCAGATTGGTGGTTCGTATCGCAACCTGACCGTTTCCGGCTTTGCCCGCACAATGGGGCTGGCGTCTGCATCCATCGTGCAGCGCGCGCAGGGATATATGAACGAAAGTGACGTTGAAACGCTCTTCTCAACACCGGGCGTCACCTCGTTTCTCATCCGGCTGAATAACTACGACCAGCGGGACGCTACCGCGAAGCAGCTTGCGCAGGTCTTGAATGACCAGCACGTGCTGGTATTCGCCACCTATGTTGGCCGCGATACCAGCGTCTCAAGTGTCGCCGACGGTTTGTTTGCCATCATGAACGTCCTCTCGATTATCGCCATCTTGCTCAGCATCTGCCTGCTGCTGGGTACGGTCATGACGCTGGTCACGGAGCAGATTCCGTATATCGGCACCATGAAGGCTATTGGGGCGACGAGCGGCAAGGTGATGCGTCATTATCTGAGCCTGGTTGCCATCTATAGCGGCATCGGCACGCTCATCGGCCTGGCCATTGGCACATTTGGTGGCTATGCGCTTGCCAACTACCTCGGTGGACTGGTCGGCCTGGATATGGGGCCGCTGCAAATTACTCCTTCGCTGATTATCGAAAGCGTATTGATCGGTATAGGTATTCCGCTACTGGCAGCAGCTATTCCTGCTTACATTGGTACGCGCATCTCGGTTCGCCAGGCCTTGAGCGGTTACGGAGTGGAGAATGGCGCCGGGCAAACCGGCGGCTGGTGGGCGGCTCTCTCACGTCGTGCGTTGGGCATGTTGCCACAGACGATGCAGTTTGGCGCGCGCGGCCTCTTTCGCAAGCGTATTCGTACCGTCCTCACACTGCTGATCCTGATCATCTCAGCAGCAGCATTTCTCGCCGTGCAAACGGCCAGCTACTCCTTTAATACGTTCCTGGATCAGATATCCAGCACCTATCATTTCGATGTGCTGGCTGCCACCGCCGACCCGCATCCGTTCAGCACGTTCCAGCACGTCCTGAGTACCATACCCGGCATCACCCAGATTGAACCGTTGACCCAGGACCAGGTTTCGACGCAATGGGGCAATGCCGCGTTGACTGGTCTGCAAATCGATACCCGGCTCTATCAAAAGCAACTGGTCGCCGGTCGCTGGTTTAACAGTAGCGATCAAAACGTCGCCATCATCAGCCAGGATGCTGCCGCTAAATCGGGCCTCAAGGTCGGCGATTCGATCACCATCAGTATCAACTCGGCCAGCGCGACCTGGCGCATCATCGGCATCGCCACCGACTACAGCGGCATCGGGCCGGGCAATCTTGGCGTGGTGATCGCTCCCATCGCGCAAATCGACGACTTCATGCACCTGCCGTCGGACTACAGCGAATTTGCCATGATAGCGTCCTCGAATCACTCGACAACTGCCGTCGATGCGCTGGCAAATCGTGTCAATACCACCATGAGCGCCGCCGGCCTGCAGCCGAATGTCACTACATCCAACCAGTTTGTGCAGCAGAGCAAGAGTACGTTTCAGATTATCTACACCTTGCTTGATCTCGTGGCGCTCATTGTCGCCATTGTTGGGGCCATCGGACTCGCCAATACGCTGGCGATGAGCGTGCTGGAGCGCAGACGCGAGATCGGCATCTTGCGTTCCATGGGAGCGACCGGCAGGAAGGTTGCGCAGGTGTTCTGGACAGAAGGGACGGCGCTAGGTACCCTTTCCTGGCTATTGGCGCTGATTATCGGCATACCCGCCGCCTACGGCTTCGTGCAGGTACAGGCGCATTACCTGGCCCCCGTACCATTCTCGTTCAACTTTCTGAACCTGGTATGGATGCTGGTCATCATTCTGCTGATCGCCTCGCTTGCGAGTATCGGCCCCGTATTCAGCGCCGCTCGCGTGAAAATCGCCCAGACCTTGCGTTACGAGTGAATGAGAAAAAAAGGAGCTACGCATCATGAACAGGGACGAGAAGGAAGATACCACCATCTATAAAGTGGTCGTCAATGCCGAGGAACAATATTCAATCTGGCCTGCCGACCGT
The nucleotide sequence above comes from Ktedonobacteraceae bacterium. Encoded proteins:
- a CDS encoding DUF6325 family protein; this encodes MAIGPLEYIMIAFEGNRFSGQILAELRAAQEKSIIRIIDLLVIKKDQQGNVTAQELTDLAEEEGRPFGFLAGKLLKVFEPDDVEVIADQMPDNSAAGLLLIEDTWAIPLKEALLNAGAVARTGGMLAPEVVQSIEAEMAAQATEKNRAAAKAAW
- a CDS encoding SHOCT domain-containing protein; translation: MVARRMVARRTVGRAVVRTAAVGGVAYAAGHHMAKKSSEQEYMDEQQNAQLEALQQQQAQEAYTPPAYQQPAQVYQQATDAPPQSAAPAASGMTQEKIDQLKQLGQLRESGILTDTEFEVQKQKLLNG
- a CDS encoding lantibiotic dehydratase; this encodes MSKEFSPMVEEEREGRFIAHTADVSALDDTPLPDHLTGLIDPEWALWRCVCLRGAGFPVTQVLELAAPGCAAAADALISAEAEAVRAKNELLQAINSKLSLVNDAQRIALLKLKRAIKKNQVPDASLSTAPVCAELEAYLLAQEHVRRMQSDFEHAYQCEASHISQAIRTIAHDERFREAITWQNRHAMQTGIASLMQPLSESAPPTSNRRKHEALAANYLQRYCTKNDTIGFFGPFGLAALTSTGEAMTVRVGKDLLAKRSVYFETWCIDAFAEKLMQEKQLRPWVAPRRLPQIHVEGTTLSLPFSRPVQLSRDEAAVLSACDGTRTAKELALDLVGKPSNSLNSEQEVYSVLEQLQAMKRIAWSLEMPADGAHPEKVLRQVLEGIDDAQVREECLAMLNMLEAARDGVAHAAHNAEKLDAALAHLEATFSELTGRDASRSAGKAYAARTLVYEDCLRAIDVELGPDFLLAFSEPLTLLLISARWFTYQTASIYRQALRDAFDEMVEHTGSRTVDFASFWLWVQPLLIDEEVMPVKALIADFQQRWLHILNISEEQHSRVFTSDELLLDVLTTFDAPGPGWRAACYHSPDVLIQASGPEAIRAGDYQIILGELHIAMNTLQASAFLEQYPDRDALLRDAAIDIPEPRVLPVMSRRSFPISRGRPALITPKDYRLIYAPDAYSASDARTLPISALVVEQWEEELVVRTRDGALCFDIIEVFAEFLSWMVSSCFKIVCPGRHTPRVTIDRLVMIRESWRFAPVEIPFADEKDAAERFMAARRWMQLHQLPRFVFVKVPDEPKPCFIDFDSPIYVDSFAKLVRQTMRANPSEATILMSEMLPAPGEVWLPDAEKRRYTSELRFVAVDLLRPAQD
- a CDS encoding ABC transporter ATP-binding protein; its protein translation is MGSVSQPAAIEIDSLSKTYVKRKKTAIKAVEDVNLRVPAGQVFGFLGANGAGKTTTIKMICGLVTPTSGRIRVNGYDVFREHSAAMRQIGAVLEGTRNVYWRLSAWQNLVYFSHLKGHTGKEMRVRAEQLLRELDLWERRNDPVRLYSRGMQQKVAIACALIANPSIVLLDEPTLGLDIQATRTVKEWIAKLAREQGKTVILTTHQLDMAQDLCDQIAIMRKGRLLTNQPLAELLHLFQQEYYQIRLKGTLDEEYSDWFDGLTREMENGDTILSGAISDQATLHAYLARVRDLGLPLLSVTQVEPNLEDVFLRLIDDRAKGEASEDRALSHI
- a CDS encoding ABC transporter permease → MRIALLAIFNETYKRLLVMWDYKFNVLTQLVTIGLIFIGATYFIGGGQFNPSQVTSIFLGYIVWFYARIVIMNTSADLINEAEGGTLEQMYMTPTRTELLVLGRMLATLISTSIMVLLTALALIFILGIHFPLRWDGLLVLLLTLAGLLGFTLILGGAALVFKQVDALADLMQNALLFLTGSLLPVSHFPNWLADIAKTLPITQGIIVLRNIELNGQSLATTWANGSLLWLIVHSAIYLSTGWIIFKWCERIAKRQGSLSQY
- a CDS encoding ABC transporter ATP-binding protein; protein product: MLSSEISPPRTQTEAQVRVENISKVIANKAARAVILDSISFSIPPGSLFAINGPSGSGKSTLLNILTGIDRPTSGRVVFAGQELRNMSENKLAKWRGRNVGIVFQFFQLLPTLTAQENVLLALELGGLLPRRQWSERSLACLELVGLKEFARRLPGELSGGQQQRVAIARALANDPPVLVADEPTGNLDSKSALQVFEILESMTQREKTVIYVTHDRDLAARARHRIDLLDGRIVTPVGPDLSWASPVHRPGRENS
- a CDS encoding FtsX-like permease family protein — protein: MTALTKKVFKDIGHRKLRTILTILGIAIGILGLSAINIASNQFRSSFDYSTNITTQPDIIFYTSPTSASLAQTLQQQPNVKIAQAQGYINTSWYTNSLQLPLRIIGVVDFQHVQINKFELVEGSLPGPNQILLEYSDKALSNVGVGSQIAVQIGGSYRNLTVSGFARTMGLASASIVQRAQGYMNESDVETLFSTPGVTSFLIRLNNYDQRDATAKQLAQVLNDQHVLVFATYVGRDTSVSSVADGLFAIMNVLSIIAILLSICLLLGTVMTLVTEQIPYIGTMKAIGATSGKVMRHYLSLVAIYSGIGTLIGLAIGTFGGYALANYLGGLVGLDMGPLQITPSLIIESVLIGIGIPLLAAAIPAYIGTRISVRQALSGYGVENGAGQTGGWWAALSRRALGMLPQTMQFGARGLFRKRIRTVLTLLILIISAAAFLAVQTASYSFNTFLDQISSTYHFDVLAATADPHPFSTFQHVLSTIPGITQIEPLTQDQVSTQWGNAALTGLQIDTRLYQKQLVAGRWFNSSDQNVAIISQDAAAKSGLKVGDSITISINSASATWRIIGIATDYSGIGPGNLGVVIAPIAQIDDFMHLPSDYSEFAMIASSNHSTTAVDALANRVNTTMSAAGLQPNVTTSNQFVQQSKSTFQIIYTLLDLVALIVAIVGAIGLANTLAMSVLERRREIGILRSMGATGRKVAQVFWTEGTALGTLSWLLALIIGIPAAYGFVQVQAHYLAPVPFSFNFLNLVWMLVIILLIASLASIGPVFSAARVKIAQTLRYE